Proteins from a single region of Thunnus maccoyii chromosome 23, fThuMac1.1, whole genome shotgun sequence:
- the strip2 gene encoding striatin-interacting protein 1 homolog isoform X1, producing the protein MQSEDMEVPIINNLNDNGDRLRPKGKDVFKDQQKESESSMESPNLEFEYGDTDTLTAELSELYSYTEEPEFALNRDYFEEDFRSHARGRRWIELTVEEQRTYVMRLLDALEVTDRDKRLKVARAILYLAQGVFDECDTEVDVLHWSRHNVFLLYDMGIFTALLELLSMEIDNNQACSSAVRKPAISLADSTELRVLLSIMYLMVETIRVQTEDDRPEWRAAREAFKNELGSPLYNGEPFALLLFTMVTKFCSMNAPHFPMKKVLLLLWKTILFTLGGFEELQEMKVRGRERLHLPPLPEDSIKVVRAMRAASPPASAMELIEQQQQQKRGRRSRRSAFVDSLEGDSPFPKKQPLVKQDSLDTYNERDPFKNDDARDEEEDPEDTDSGIEGEVDPLDRDVIIQPPPPPPPLRPPTERVNFPKGLPWAPKVREKDIEHFLETSRNKFIGFTLGSDTETLVGLPRPIHESVKTLKQHKYVSIAEVQIKREEELQQCPMTLGEEEVEETPAEMLYLGMLPNLSQYVIALLKLLLAAAPTSKAKTDSINILADVLPEEMPITVLQSMKLGIDVNRHKEIIVKAISALLLLLLKHFKLNHIYQFEIVSQHLVFANCIPLILKFFNQNIMSYISAKNSICVLDFPHCVVHEMPELTAESLEAGDNNQFCWRNLFSCINLLRILNKLTKWKHSRTMMLVVFKSAPILKRALKVKQAMMQLYVLKLLKIQTKYLGRQWRKSNMKTMSAIYQKVRHRLNDDWAYGNDIDARPWDFQAEECALRESIEKFNSRRYDKNKNGDFAPVDNCLQSVLGQRVDLPEDFHYSYEMWLEREVFSQPIQWEGLLQNP; encoded by the exons AGCTCGATGGAGTCTCCCAACTTGGAGTTTGAGTAtggagacacagacacacttacTGCTGAGCTTTCAG AGCTCTACAGTTACACAGAGGAGCCGGAGTTTGCCCTGAACAGAGACTACTTTGAGGAAGACTTCAGAAGCCATG CCCGAGGCAGGAGGTGGATCGAGCTGACAGTGGAGGAGCAGAGGACGTATGTGATGAGGCTGCTGGATGCACTGGAGGTGACTGACAGAGACAAGAGGCTGAAGGTGGCCAGAGCAATCCTCTACCTGGCTCAGG GAGTGTTTGATGAGTGTGACACAGAGGTGGATGTGCTCCACTGGTCCAGACACAACGTCTTCCTGCTCTACGACATGGGCATCTTCACAGCGCTGCTGGAGCTGCTCAGCATGGAGATAGA taaCAACCAGGCGTGCAGCAGTGCAGTGAGGAAGCCTGCCATCTCTCTTGCAGACAGCACAGAGCTCAG AGTGTTACTGAGCATCATGTATCTGATGGTGGAGACCATAAGAGTTCAAACAGAGGACGACAGACCAGAGTGGAGAGCTGCCAGAGAGGCCTTCAAGAATGAGCTAG GGTCACCTCTGTACAACGGTGAGCCTTTTGCCCTGCTCCTCTTCACCATGGTGACCAAGTTCTGCAGTATGAATGCGCCACACTTCCCCATGAAGAAAGTACTTCTGCTGCTCTGGAAGACCATCTTG TTCACCTTGGGGGGTTTcgaggagctgcaggagatgaAGGTGCGGGGCCGCGAGCGTCTGCACCTGCCCCCACTGCCAGAGGACAGTATCAAGGTGGTCAGAGCCATGAGAGCAGCGTCGCCACCGGCCTCCGCCATGGAACTAATtgaacagcaacagcagcagaagagaGGCCGCCGCAGCCGCAGG AGTGCCTTTGTTGATAGCTTGGAAGGAGACAGTCCCTTTCCCAAGAAGCAG ccTCTGGTCAAGCAGGACAGCCTGGACACATACAACGAGCGGGACCCCTTCAAGAACGACGATGCAcgggatgaggaggaggaccCAGAGGACACAGACAGCGGCATCGAAGGCGAGGTGGACCCCTTGGACCGTGATGTCATCATCCAgcccccaccaccaccgccTCCTCTGAGACCCCCGACGGAGAGGGTCAACTTCCCTAAAGGCCTTCCCTGGGCCCCTAAAGTCAG GGAGAAAGACATTGAGCACTTCCTGGAGACCAGTAGAAACAAGTTCATCGGCTTCACCCTGGGAAG TGACACAGAGACCCTCGTGGGCCTGCCCAGACCCATCCATGAGAGTGTCAAGACTCTTAAACAG cACAAATATGTTTCCATTGCCGAAGTCCAGATcaagagggaggaggagctACAACAATGTCCAATGACCCTG ggtgaggaggaggtggaggagacaCCGGCAGAGATGCTGTACCTGGGCATGCTTCCTAACCTCTCCCAGTATGTG ATTGCCCTCCTTAAACTGCTGCTGGCCGCAGCTCCGACCTCCAAAGCCAAAACTGACTCCATTAACATCCTAGCTGATGTGCTGCCTGAGGAGATGCC TATCACAGTCCTTCAGAGCATGAAGCTCGGAATTGACGTGAACCGTCACAAGGAAATCATTGTCAAGGCCATCTCtgctcttctgctgctgctcctcaaACACTTCAAACTGAACCACATCTATCAg TTTGAGATTGTCTCGCAGCACCTGGTGTTTGCCAACTGTATCCCACTCATCCTCAAGTTCTTCAACCAGAACATCATGTCTTATATCAGTGCCAAAAACag TATATGTGTGCTGGACTTCCCCCACTGTGTGGTCCATGAGATGCCTGAGCTCACAGCTGAGAGCCTG gaagCAGGAGACAACAATCAATTCTGTTGGAGaaacttgttttcttgtataAACCTACTGAGAATCTTGAACAAGCTGACCAAGTGGAAACACTCGAGGACCATG ATGCTGGTGGTGTTCAAGTCTGCTCCCATCCTGAAGAGAGCCCTGAAGGTGAAGCAGGCCATGATGCAGCTCTATGTTCTCAAGCTGCTTAAGATCCAGACCAAATATCTGGGCCGCCAGTGGAGGAAGAGCAACATGAAGACCATGTCGGCCATCTACCAGAAGGTCCGCCACAGGCTTAATGACGACTGGGCCTACggaaatg ATATCGACGCACGGCCTTGGGACTTCCAGGCAGAGGAGTGCGCCCTGCGGGAGAGCATCGAGAAGTTCAACAGCCGTCGCTACGACAAGAACAAGAACGGAGACTTCGCACCCGTGGACAACTGCCTGCAGAGCGTGCTGGGCCAGCGCGTGGACCTGCCCGAGGACTTCCACTACAGCTACGAGATGTGGCTGGAGAGAGAGGTCTTCTCTCAGCCGATCCAGTGGGAGGGGCTGCTGCAGAATCCGTGA
- the morn2 gene encoding MORN repeat-containing protein 2 isoform X1, whose protein sequence is MSDKNERDSLNTQGITQGEEPVKVNYIFPNGDRYEGECSRSASGVITRSGFGKHTSASGVIYTGEWHEDKMHGRGTLQHPSKAKYEGEFKDNMYHGTGTYTFPDGSMYTGHFNKNRLEGEGAFTNTEGLVWMGEFHGKAALGLKMQHNI, encoded by the exons ATGTCTG ACAAGAATGAAAGAGATTCTTTAAACACTCAAGGTATTACACAAG GGGAAGAACCTGTGAAAGTGAACTACATTTTCCCAAATGGGGACAGATATG AGGGGGAGTGCAGCAGATCTGCTTCAGGGGTGATAACAAGGAGTGGTTTTGGTAAACACACCTCAGCAAGTGGTGTTATATACACTGGAGAGTGGCACGAGGACAAA ATGCATGGCAGAGGGACCCTCCAGCATCCCTCCAAAGCAAAATATGAAGGAGAGTTCAAAGACAACATGTACCACGGCACAGGAACATACACCTTCCCGGATGGCTCCATGTACACGGGCCACTTTAACAAGAACAG GCTGGAGGGAGAAGGGGCGTTCACTAACACGGAGGGACTGGTGTGGATGGGGGAGTTTCACGGCAAAGCAGCGCTGGGACTGAAAATGCAGCACAACATATAG
- the morn2 gene encoding MORN repeat-containing protein 2 isoform X2 has protein sequence MSDKNERDSLNTQGEEPVKVNYIFPNGDRYEGECSRSASGVITRSGFGKHTSASGVIYTGEWHEDKMHGRGTLQHPSKAKYEGEFKDNMYHGTGTYTFPDGSMYTGHFNKNRLEGEGAFTNTEGLVWMGEFHGKAALGLKMQHNI, from the exons ATGTCTG ACAAGAATGAAAGAGATTCTTTAAACACTCAAG GGGAAGAACCTGTGAAAGTGAACTACATTTTCCCAAATGGGGACAGATATG AGGGGGAGTGCAGCAGATCTGCTTCAGGGGTGATAACAAGGAGTGGTTTTGGTAAACACACCTCAGCAAGTGGTGTTATATACACTGGAGAGTGGCACGAGGACAAA ATGCATGGCAGAGGGACCCTCCAGCATCCCTCCAAAGCAAAATATGAAGGAGAGTTCAAAGACAACATGTACCACGGCACAGGAACATACACCTTCCCGGATGGCTCCATGTACACGGGCCACTTTAACAAGAACAG GCTGGAGGGAGAAGGGGCGTTCACTAACACGGAGGGACTGGTGTGGATGGGGGAGTTTCACGGCAAAGCAGCGCTGGGACTGAAAATGCAGCACAACATATAG
- the strip2 gene encoding striatin-interacting protein 1 homolog isoform X3 — protein sequence MQSEDMESSMESPNLEFEYGDTDTLTAELSELYSYTEEPEFALNRDYFEEDFRSHARGRRWIELTVEEQRTYVMRLLDALEVTDRDKRLKVARAILYLAQGVFDECDTEVDVLHWSRHNVFLLYDMGIFTALLELLSMEIDNNQACSSAVRKPAISLADSTELRVLLSIMYLMVETIRVQTEDDRPEWRAAREAFKNELGSPLYNGEPFALLLFTMVTKFCSMNAPHFPMKKVLLLLWKTILFTLGGFEELQEMKVRGRERLHLPPLPEDSIKVVRAMRAASPPASAMELIEQQQQQKRGRRSRRSAFVDSLEGDSPFPKKQPLVKQDSLDTYNERDPFKNDDARDEEEDPEDTDSGIEGEVDPLDRDVIIQPPPPPPPLRPPTERVNFPKGLPWAPKVREKDIEHFLETSRNKFIGFTLGSDTETLVGLPRPIHESVKTLKQHKYVSIAEVQIKREEELQQCPMTLGEEEVEETPAEMLYLGMLPNLSQYVIALLKLLLAAAPTSKAKTDSINILADVLPEEMPITVLQSMKLGIDVNRHKEIIVKAISALLLLLLKHFKLNHIYQFEIVSQHLVFANCIPLILKFFNQNIMSYISAKNSICVLDFPHCVVHEMPELTAESLEAGDNNQFCWRNLFSCINLLRILNKLTKWKHSRTMMLVVFKSAPILKRALKVKQAMMQLYVLKLLKIQTKYLGRQWRKSNMKTMSAIYQKVRHRLNDDWAYGNDIDARPWDFQAEECALRESIEKFNSRRYDKNKNGDFAPVDNCLQSVLGQRVDLPEDFHYSYEMWLEREVFSQPIQWEGLLQNP from the exons AGCTCGATGGAGTCTCCCAACTTGGAGTTTGAGTAtggagacacagacacacttacTGCTGAGCTTTCAG AGCTCTACAGTTACACAGAGGAGCCGGAGTTTGCCCTGAACAGAGACTACTTTGAGGAAGACTTCAGAAGCCATG CCCGAGGCAGGAGGTGGATCGAGCTGACAGTGGAGGAGCAGAGGACGTATGTGATGAGGCTGCTGGATGCACTGGAGGTGACTGACAGAGACAAGAGGCTGAAGGTGGCCAGAGCAATCCTCTACCTGGCTCAGG GAGTGTTTGATGAGTGTGACACAGAGGTGGATGTGCTCCACTGGTCCAGACACAACGTCTTCCTGCTCTACGACATGGGCATCTTCACAGCGCTGCTGGAGCTGCTCAGCATGGAGATAGA taaCAACCAGGCGTGCAGCAGTGCAGTGAGGAAGCCTGCCATCTCTCTTGCAGACAGCACAGAGCTCAG AGTGTTACTGAGCATCATGTATCTGATGGTGGAGACCATAAGAGTTCAAACAGAGGACGACAGACCAGAGTGGAGAGCTGCCAGAGAGGCCTTCAAGAATGAGCTAG GGTCACCTCTGTACAACGGTGAGCCTTTTGCCCTGCTCCTCTTCACCATGGTGACCAAGTTCTGCAGTATGAATGCGCCACACTTCCCCATGAAGAAAGTACTTCTGCTGCTCTGGAAGACCATCTTG TTCACCTTGGGGGGTTTcgaggagctgcaggagatgaAGGTGCGGGGCCGCGAGCGTCTGCACCTGCCCCCACTGCCAGAGGACAGTATCAAGGTGGTCAGAGCCATGAGAGCAGCGTCGCCACCGGCCTCCGCCATGGAACTAATtgaacagcaacagcagcagaagagaGGCCGCCGCAGCCGCAGG AGTGCCTTTGTTGATAGCTTGGAAGGAGACAGTCCCTTTCCCAAGAAGCAG ccTCTGGTCAAGCAGGACAGCCTGGACACATACAACGAGCGGGACCCCTTCAAGAACGACGATGCAcgggatgaggaggaggaccCAGAGGACACAGACAGCGGCATCGAAGGCGAGGTGGACCCCTTGGACCGTGATGTCATCATCCAgcccccaccaccaccgccTCCTCTGAGACCCCCGACGGAGAGGGTCAACTTCCCTAAAGGCCTTCCCTGGGCCCCTAAAGTCAG GGAGAAAGACATTGAGCACTTCCTGGAGACCAGTAGAAACAAGTTCATCGGCTTCACCCTGGGAAG TGACACAGAGACCCTCGTGGGCCTGCCCAGACCCATCCATGAGAGTGTCAAGACTCTTAAACAG cACAAATATGTTTCCATTGCCGAAGTCCAGATcaagagggaggaggagctACAACAATGTCCAATGACCCTG ggtgaggaggaggtggaggagacaCCGGCAGAGATGCTGTACCTGGGCATGCTTCCTAACCTCTCCCAGTATGTG ATTGCCCTCCTTAAACTGCTGCTGGCCGCAGCTCCGACCTCCAAAGCCAAAACTGACTCCATTAACATCCTAGCTGATGTGCTGCCTGAGGAGATGCC TATCACAGTCCTTCAGAGCATGAAGCTCGGAATTGACGTGAACCGTCACAAGGAAATCATTGTCAAGGCCATCTCtgctcttctgctgctgctcctcaaACACTTCAAACTGAACCACATCTATCAg TTTGAGATTGTCTCGCAGCACCTGGTGTTTGCCAACTGTATCCCACTCATCCTCAAGTTCTTCAACCAGAACATCATGTCTTATATCAGTGCCAAAAACag TATATGTGTGCTGGACTTCCCCCACTGTGTGGTCCATGAGATGCCTGAGCTCACAGCTGAGAGCCTG gaagCAGGAGACAACAATCAATTCTGTTGGAGaaacttgttttcttgtataAACCTACTGAGAATCTTGAACAAGCTGACCAAGTGGAAACACTCGAGGACCATG ATGCTGGTGGTGTTCAAGTCTGCTCCCATCCTGAAGAGAGCCCTGAAGGTGAAGCAGGCCATGATGCAGCTCTATGTTCTCAAGCTGCTTAAGATCCAGACCAAATATCTGGGCCGCCAGTGGAGGAAGAGCAACATGAAGACCATGTCGGCCATCTACCAGAAGGTCCGCCACAGGCTTAATGACGACTGGGCCTACggaaatg ATATCGACGCACGGCCTTGGGACTTCCAGGCAGAGGAGTGCGCCCTGCGGGAGAGCATCGAGAAGTTCAACAGCCGTCGCTACGACAAGAACAAGAACGGAGACTTCGCACCCGTGGACAACTGCCTGCAGAGCGTGCTGGGCCAGCGCGTGGACCTGCCCGAGGACTTCCACTACAGCTACGAGATGTGGCTGGAGAGAGAGGTCTTCTCTCAGCCGATCCAGTGGGAGGGGCTGCTGCAGAATCCGTGA
- the strip2 gene encoding striatin-interacting protein 1 homolog isoform X2, translated as MQSEDMEVPIINNLNDNGDRLRPKGKDVFKDQQKESESSMESPNLEFEYGDTDTLTAELSELYSYTEEPEFALNRDYFEEDFRSHARGRRWIELTVEEQRTYVMRLLDALEVTDRDKRLKVARAILYLAQGVFDECDTEVDVLHWSRHNVFLLYDMGIFTALLELLSMEIDNNQACSSAVRKPAISLADSTELRVLLSIMYLMVETIRVQTEDDRPEWRAAREAFKNELGSPLYNGEPFALLLFTMVTKFCSMNAPHFPMKKVLLLLWKTILFTLGGFEELQEMKVRGRERLHLPPLPEDSIKVVRAMRAASPPASAMELIEQQQQQKRGRRSRRPLVKQDSLDTYNERDPFKNDDARDEEEDPEDTDSGIEGEVDPLDRDVIIQPPPPPPPLRPPTERVNFPKGLPWAPKVREKDIEHFLETSRNKFIGFTLGSDTETLVGLPRPIHESVKTLKQHKYVSIAEVQIKREEELQQCPMTLGEEEVEETPAEMLYLGMLPNLSQYVIALLKLLLAAAPTSKAKTDSINILADVLPEEMPITVLQSMKLGIDVNRHKEIIVKAISALLLLLLKHFKLNHIYQFEIVSQHLVFANCIPLILKFFNQNIMSYISAKNSICVLDFPHCVVHEMPELTAESLEAGDNNQFCWRNLFSCINLLRILNKLTKWKHSRTMMLVVFKSAPILKRALKVKQAMMQLYVLKLLKIQTKYLGRQWRKSNMKTMSAIYQKVRHRLNDDWAYGNDIDARPWDFQAEECALRESIEKFNSRRYDKNKNGDFAPVDNCLQSVLGQRVDLPEDFHYSYEMWLEREVFSQPIQWEGLLQNP; from the exons AGCTCGATGGAGTCTCCCAACTTGGAGTTTGAGTAtggagacacagacacacttacTGCTGAGCTTTCAG AGCTCTACAGTTACACAGAGGAGCCGGAGTTTGCCCTGAACAGAGACTACTTTGAGGAAGACTTCAGAAGCCATG CCCGAGGCAGGAGGTGGATCGAGCTGACAGTGGAGGAGCAGAGGACGTATGTGATGAGGCTGCTGGATGCACTGGAGGTGACTGACAGAGACAAGAGGCTGAAGGTGGCCAGAGCAATCCTCTACCTGGCTCAGG GAGTGTTTGATGAGTGTGACACAGAGGTGGATGTGCTCCACTGGTCCAGACACAACGTCTTCCTGCTCTACGACATGGGCATCTTCACAGCGCTGCTGGAGCTGCTCAGCATGGAGATAGA taaCAACCAGGCGTGCAGCAGTGCAGTGAGGAAGCCTGCCATCTCTCTTGCAGACAGCACAGAGCTCAG AGTGTTACTGAGCATCATGTATCTGATGGTGGAGACCATAAGAGTTCAAACAGAGGACGACAGACCAGAGTGGAGAGCTGCCAGAGAGGCCTTCAAGAATGAGCTAG GGTCACCTCTGTACAACGGTGAGCCTTTTGCCCTGCTCCTCTTCACCATGGTGACCAAGTTCTGCAGTATGAATGCGCCACACTTCCCCATGAAGAAAGTACTTCTGCTGCTCTGGAAGACCATCTTG TTCACCTTGGGGGGTTTcgaggagctgcaggagatgaAGGTGCGGGGCCGCGAGCGTCTGCACCTGCCCCCACTGCCAGAGGACAGTATCAAGGTGGTCAGAGCCATGAGAGCAGCGTCGCCACCGGCCTCCGCCATGGAACTAATtgaacagcaacagcagcagaagagaGGCCGCCGCAGCCGCAGG ccTCTGGTCAAGCAGGACAGCCTGGACACATACAACGAGCGGGACCCCTTCAAGAACGACGATGCAcgggatgaggaggaggaccCAGAGGACACAGACAGCGGCATCGAAGGCGAGGTGGACCCCTTGGACCGTGATGTCATCATCCAgcccccaccaccaccgccTCCTCTGAGACCCCCGACGGAGAGGGTCAACTTCCCTAAAGGCCTTCCCTGGGCCCCTAAAGTCAG GGAGAAAGACATTGAGCACTTCCTGGAGACCAGTAGAAACAAGTTCATCGGCTTCACCCTGGGAAG TGACACAGAGACCCTCGTGGGCCTGCCCAGACCCATCCATGAGAGTGTCAAGACTCTTAAACAG cACAAATATGTTTCCATTGCCGAAGTCCAGATcaagagggaggaggagctACAACAATGTCCAATGACCCTG ggtgaggaggaggtggaggagacaCCGGCAGAGATGCTGTACCTGGGCATGCTTCCTAACCTCTCCCAGTATGTG ATTGCCCTCCTTAAACTGCTGCTGGCCGCAGCTCCGACCTCCAAAGCCAAAACTGACTCCATTAACATCCTAGCTGATGTGCTGCCTGAGGAGATGCC TATCACAGTCCTTCAGAGCATGAAGCTCGGAATTGACGTGAACCGTCACAAGGAAATCATTGTCAAGGCCATCTCtgctcttctgctgctgctcctcaaACACTTCAAACTGAACCACATCTATCAg TTTGAGATTGTCTCGCAGCACCTGGTGTTTGCCAACTGTATCCCACTCATCCTCAAGTTCTTCAACCAGAACATCATGTCTTATATCAGTGCCAAAAACag TATATGTGTGCTGGACTTCCCCCACTGTGTGGTCCATGAGATGCCTGAGCTCACAGCTGAGAGCCTG gaagCAGGAGACAACAATCAATTCTGTTGGAGaaacttgttttcttgtataAACCTACTGAGAATCTTGAACAAGCTGACCAAGTGGAAACACTCGAGGACCATG ATGCTGGTGGTGTTCAAGTCTGCTCCCATCCTGAAGAGAGCCCTGAAGGTGAAGCAGGCCATGATGCAGCTCTATGTTCTCAAGCTGCTTAAGATCCAGACCAAATATCTGGGCCGCCAGTGGAGGAAGAGCAACATGAAGACCATGTCGGCCATCTACCAGAAGGTCCGCCACAGGCTTAATGACGACTGGGCCTACggaaatg ATATCGACGCACGGCCTTGGGACTTCCAGGCAGAGGAGTGCGCCCTGCGGGAGAGCATCGAGAAGTTCAACAGCCGTCGCTACGACAAGAACAAGAACGGAGACTTCGCACCCGTGGACAACTGCCTGCAGAGCGTGCTGGGCCAGCGCGTGGACCTGCCCGAGGACTTCCACTACAGCTACGAGATGTGGCTGGAGAGAGAGGTCTTCTCTCAGCCGATCCAGTGGGAGGGGCTGCTGCAGAATCCGTGA